One Branchiostoma floridae strain S238N-H82 chromosome 1, Bfl_VNyyK, whole genome shotgun sequence genomic region harbors:
- the LOC118420784 gene encoding uncharacterized protein LOC118420784, whose product MPCATSCAVFLLAALLSSSQARRDAAVWYEDVSIREDASVGSTVKHLRDVVNASDVEGNGTSWAVNITRGNGLGRFEVVPENLTLTVAAPLDYEFSPRYNLSLELTDTADNSVWLVNLVIVVTDVPGYPPYYNKRCETPVIPDDGPGENYVLLSSTNGHYDVVLHHHIDAENPSTTHQYPDLIPTLRDGEIDVVMGDCSLRLCLAFSPSSYDIDKLLLETPLRVPENEGRLEFPCRDRQFKSKGKAVFLDTEYGHTLPEWAQGGQCEMGMAEGLPYVWLVEFNDIWSTSSNRIQCTDVVAIHAFAVSLLGVDINFQYDVTGCPEGRYGLYCDKDCICKNGARCHGFNGACECRPGWRGRVCDIPWPEVVIVDKPGDSVVKYIGTNLTLTCLAPHIHVANMTWVYPAEKNYNETRIIEEGAVQNRPINFEPILETANGEYTCVVKAIDGEVINATFILNATRCPPGYWGEVCHQVCDCQYGGTCDRWEGCLCPPGRHGDRCEYICAPGAFGWNCSMNCHCQNNASCDPVNGTCICAEGQWGDSCQNFYFCPPGLYGDRCEHTCTPGSFGLNCSKDCHCQNNASCDPVNGTCFCVEGQSGRFCENAPKPESNRVLASVIPAMFIVCCIVIVILARRRRLRTNDTADIEMETLSPWELDRQDIHFEHMIGEGEFGHVVRGRLRVPEGYQVLVAAKSIRPDRMTASAVRDFRREMDILARIHEDKAGHPNVVKFYGVLTKSEPQYIVVEYATNEELRRYLWSLREQFKVTGHRKLLERLGFASGVASGLSELARLKIVHRDIAARNVVISDRKVAKIADFGLSRDVYVSSAYKRTNQGGEEELLPLKWMALESLRDGVYTCESDVWSYGVLLWEIASFGEEPRYAGGPMHPDVCTLLELLRKGVRLQQPENCPLSVYRIIRSCWIVDPSKRPTPEELLQKIDQLRPRRDAAHLVDHGISWQ is encoded by the coding sequence ATGCCGTGTGCGACGTCCTGTGCCGTATTCCTGCTGGCCGCTCTGCTCTCATCCTCCCAGGCCCGCCGAGACGCCGCGGTGTGGTATGAAGACGTCTCAATACGCGAGGATGCGTCCGTCGGCAGCACAGTCAAGCACCTGCGAGACGTCGTTAACGCCAGCGATGTAGAAGGAAATGGAACGTCCTGGGCAGTGAACATCACCAGAGGCAACGGTTTGGGACGGTTTGAGGTCGTTCCTGAGAACCTGACGCTAACCGTGGCCGCGCCGCTGGACTATGAGTTCAGTCCGCGGTACAACCTGTCCCTGGAGCTGACAGATACTGCAGACAACAGCGTCTGGCTCGTGAACCTCGTCATCGTGGTCACGGACGTGCCGGGATACCCGCCGTACTACAACAAGCGGTGCGAAACACCAGTTATTCCTGATGATGGGCCGGGTGAGAACTATGTGCTGCTGAGCAGTACTAATGGACATTACGATGTTGTACTTCATCATCATATCGACGCTGAAAATCCTTCAACCACACATCAGTACCCCGACCTAATCCCCACTCTTCGTGACGGAGAAATTGATGTTGTCATGGGGGACTGCTCCCTTCGATTGTGTCTTGCTTTCAGCCCATCTTCGTATGATATCGATAAATTATTGCTCGAGACGCCATTGAGGGTTCCTGAGAATGAAGGCAGATTGGAGTTTCCATGTCGCGACAGACAGTTCAAAAGTAAGGGTAAGGCTGTATTTTTGGACACTGAATACGGCCATACGTTGCCTGAGTGGGCACAAGGTGGTCAGTGCGAGATGGGCATGGCAGAAGGGCTCCCGTATGTTTGGCTTGTAGAGTTTAATGACATATGGTCTACTTCGTCCAATCGGATACAATGTACCGATGTCGTCGCAATTCACGCATTTGCTGTTAGCCTATTGGGAGTCGAtatcaattttcagtacgaCGTTACAGGATGTCCCGAGGGCAGATACGGTCTGTACTGTGACAAAGACTGTATTTGTAAGAACGGAgcccgttgccatggctttAACGGTGCGTGTGAGTGCCGCCCGGGATGGAGAGGGAGGGTCTGTGATATTCCCTGGCCTGAGGTCGTCATCGTGGATAAACCTGGCGATTCAGTCGTGAAGTACATCGGTACCAACCTGACTCTGACCTGCCTGGCTCCACACATCCACGTAGCAAATATGACGTGGGTTTATCCAGCAGAAAAGAATTATAATGAAACGAGAATCATTGAAGAAGGAGCAGTACAAAACAGACCCATCAACTTCGAGCCGATCTTAGAGACTGCCAATGGTGAATATACTTGTGTGGTAAAAGCTATAGATGGTGAAGTGATCAATGCGACCTTTATCCTCAACGCTACCAGATGCCCACCTGGCTACTGGGGTGAAGTTTGTCACCAGGTGTGCGACTGTCAGTACGGAGGGACGTGTGACAGGTGGGAGGGTTGTCTGTGTCCTCCCGGTCGTCATGGAGACAGGTGTGAATATATCTGCGCACCTGGCGCATTCGGTTGGAACTGCAGCATGAACTGTCACTGTCAGAACAACGCCTCGTGTGATCCCGTCAATGGCACCTGTATCTGTGCAGAAGGCCAGTGGGGCGACTCATGCCAGAATTTTTACTTTTGCCCTCCCGGTCTTTATGGAGACAGGTGtgaacacacatgcacacctgGCAGCTTCGGTTTGAACTGCAGCAAGGATTGTCACTGTCAGAACAACGCCTCATGTGACCCAGTCAACGGTACCTGTTTTTGTGTAGAGGGACAATCAGGTAGATTTTGTGAGAATGCCCCCAAGCCTGAAAGTAACCGAGTGTTGGCTTCCGTTATTCCTGCCATGTTTATAGTCTGTTGTATCGTGATTGTGATCCTGGCAAGGCGGCGTAGGCTGCGTACAAATGACACAGCGGACATAGAAATGGAGACCCTCTCACCATGGGAACTAGACAGACAAGACATTCATTTCGAGCATATGATCGGCGAGGGAGAGTTCGGCCACGTCGTGCGGGGAAGACTGCGCGTTCCCGAGGGGTACCAGGTTTTGGTGGCCGCCAAAAGTATCCGGCCCGACCGCATGACAGCGTCGGCTGTCCGCGACTTTCGCCGCGAGATGGACATCCTCGCCAGGATCCACGAGGACAAGGCTGGACACCCGAATGTGGTCAAGTTTTACGGGGTTCTGACTAAATCGGAGCCACAGTACATTGTTGTGGAGTACGCGACTAACGAAGAACTGCGGCGGTACCTGTGGAGTCTGAGAGAACAATTCAAGGTGACAGGACATAGGAAACTGTTAGAACGACTCGGGTTTGCTTCTGGCGTGGCCAGTGGGTTATCGGAGCTGGCACGTCTGAAGATCGTGCACAGGGACATCGCAGCCCGTAACGTCGTCATCAGCGACAGGAAGGTGGCCAAGATCGCGGATTTCGGGCTGTCGCGCGACGTTTACGTGTCGTCGGCGTACAAACGCACCAACCAGGGCGGGGAGGAGGAGCTGTtgccgctgaagtggatggcccTGGAGTCGTTACGGGACGGGGTGTACACGTGCGAGAGTGACGTGTGGTCGtacggcgtgctgctgtgggagatcgccagcTTTGGGGAGGAGCCGCGCTATGCTGGCGGCCCGATGCACCCGGACGTGTGCACGCTGTTGGAGCTGCTGAGGAAAGGAGTCCGTCTGCAGCAGCCGGAGAACTGTCCGCTGTCGGTGTACCGCATCATCAGGTCCTGCTGGATAGTGGACCCGTCCAAGCGACCGACTCCTGAGGAGCTGCTGCAAAAGATAGACCAGCTGAGGCCACGGAGGGATGCTGCTCACCTCGTTGATCATGGCATTTCATGGCAATGA